The DNA region GTTGAATGGATGGATATCTACGCTGCGGCAGCAAAGGGAGGATTCATCTGCGTGCCGATCATGTTCAGGTTGTCAGCCTCGGAGATGGAATATAACATCAACCACTGTGAGGCAAAGGCCTTTATCGTTCAGGGCGGGAAGGACCCTTCAAATGGAAAGGAATTTCCATGGATCGAGATGGTTAACGGAATGAAGAAGAACATGCCGACCGTAACGGCGTATTTCGCCTTTGCAGCAGGCAATGAAAAATACGACGGCTATATTCCCTACGAAGATGCCATGGCAAAGGCGAGCCCCAAAGAGCCGGACGTTGCGGTTGAGGCGGACGATACCTGGGTCATCATGTACACCGGCGGAACGACCGGAAAGGCAAAAGGCGTCATGAAGAGCCACGCGAACCTTTTCTCGCAGTATCTTATCTCGATTTATGAGCATCAGTTCGAATTCACTGATGTCGTTCTCCTGGTCATGCCCTGCTGTCACGTAAACTCACTCTTTTATTCCTTTGCTTTTACGTGGATCGGCGGCACCGTGATGTGCTACAACATGGTGAGCTTCGACCCGGAGAACCTCCTGAAGACCTTCTCGGACCACGGCGTCACCTTTACCTCGCTCGTTCCTACACACTACATCATGCTGCTTGCGCTGCCCGATGAGGTGAAGAAAAAATATGACCTTAAGACCTTTAAAAAGGCCCTCATCTCATCCATGCCTGCCAGGAGGGACACGAAACTGGGCGTCCTCGATATGTTCCCGAACGCACGGCTCTGGGAGGCTTACGGATGTACTGAATCAGGTATAGCAACCATCCTCAAACCTGATGAGCAGCTCACAAAGCTCGGCTCCTGCGGCATAGAGGTGATCGGGTCGGATGCGATCAGGCTTTATGATGAAGAGGGAAACCTTGTTACCAAACCTGGAGAGGTCGGAGAGGTCTATACCAGAAGCCCGATGGTCTTCGAGGGATACTGGAAGGAACCTGAAAAGACTGCCGCAGCCATGAAGGGAGAATACTTCGGGTCCGGCGACCTGGGCAAGAGAGACGAGGATGGCTATATATTTCTCGTTGACCGCAAGGCAAACATGATCATCACCGGCGGCGAGAACGTCTTTCCGTCCGAGGTAGAGAACATCGTGGGCAGTCATCCGAAGGTAAGGGACGTTGCGGTCATCGGCATACCCCATGAGAAGTGGGGCGAGCAGATAAGCGCAATAGTCGTTCTTCACGAAGGAGAGACATGCACGCCGGAGGAGATCATTTCT from Syntrophorhabdaceae bacterium includes:
- a CDS encoding AMP-binding protein, translated to VEWMDIYAAAAKGGFICVPIMFRLSASEMEYNINHCEAKAFIVQGGKDPSNGKEFPWIEMVNGMKKNMPTVTAYFAFAAGNEKYDGYIPYEDAMAKASPKEPDVAVEADDTWVIMYTGGTTGKAKGVMKSHANLFSQYLISIYEHQFEFTDVVLLVMPCCHVNSLFYSFAFTWIGGTVMCYNMVSFDPENLLKTFSDHGVTFTSLVPTHYIMLLALPDEVKKKYDLKTFKKALISSMPARRDTKLGVLDMFPNARLWEAYGCTESGIATILKPDEQLTKLGSCGIEVIGSDAIRLYDEEGNLVTKPGEVGEVYTRSPMVFEGYWKEPEKTAAAMKGEYFGSGDLGKRDEDGYIFLVDRKANMIITGGENVFPSEVENIVGSHPKVRDVAVIGIPHEKWGEQISAIVVLHEGETCTPEEIISHCKGKIAGFKVPKTVIFIKDSEMPRSGAGKILHRFLREKYGKWSDHQ